One window of the Cryptomeria japonica chromosome 7, Sugi_1.0, whole genome shotgun sequence genome contains the following:
- the LOC131045440 gene encoding BAHD acyltransferase DCR-like, with protein MEFQGPRFLSLCQKILVAATWKNPPRLSRNGWSPKGKRKSYTFCFTEDTIQGLKQRSGASSSFVAVAAQFWGCLMRAREVPQEEAVYFGVLCDCRGRVKRPLPPTYFGNCLSPGLAQTTANKLINSDISFAAGVIEEVIDSCTSEEQINYLIDWVESPDRDILNLLTEAGWVYGTNTVSSPRFPLYAITYGWGKPSDVHIATMHKIGIMFLSCAKDGGKSILVSTCLPQHQMEVLHHLLFVSVE; from the coding sequence ATGGAATTTCAGGGGCCAAGGTTTTTAAGTTTGTGTCAGAAAATACTTGTGGCGGCAACGTGGAAAAACCCGCCGAGGCTCTCCAGAAATGGATGGAGCCCAAAAGGAAAACGGAAGTCATATACGTTTTGCTTTACAGAAGACACAATACAAGGCTTGAAACAGCGAAGTGGGGCTTCGAGTTCTTTTGTTGCTGTGGCAGCACAATTTTGGGGATGTCTGATGAGAGCTCGAGAGGTGCCACAGGAAGAAGCGGTTTATTTCGGAGTGCTGTGTGATTGCAGGGGTCGTGTTAAGCGGCCACTGCCTCCAACTTATTTTGGAAATTGCTTATCTCCTGGTTTGGCACAGACAACGGCCAACAAACTGATCAATTCCGACATCTCCTTCGCTGCGGGTGTTATCGAGGAAGTCATCGATTCCTGCACTTCTGAAGAGCAGATTAATTATCTGATCGATTGGGTAGAATCTCCTGACAGAGATATTCTAAATTTACTTACAGAAGCCGGGTGGGTATATGGAACTAACACTGTAAGTTCTCCAAGATTTCCATTGTACGCGATCACCTATGGATGGGGGAAGCCTTCGGATGTGCATATTGCTACAATGCACAAAATTGGAATCATGTTTTTGTCATGCGCAAAGGATGGGGGAAAAAGCATTCTTGTGTCCACTTGCCTTCCTCAACACCAGATGGAAGTCTTGCATCACCTTCTCTTCGTTTCAGTAGAGTGA
- the LOC131045441 gene encoding BAHD acyltransferase DCR-like — MKRSLSSVLVYFYPLAGRLKKGESGRMEVDCNDEGAEFREASINIPFKDIEKDGFCRKSFFPKLVHDINLSVNENYSRPLLLIQVTAFEGGGICIGTTFHHVIKDENSYWHFMTSWAECSRGLPLAKPPQHARAVFKRDKKNPMSISYKALEIISQGITGAKIFKFVSDSSSSYHMKTCGSANVEKPNELLQKWVDPKMKTEVIYSTFCFTDDMIQELKQRSGASSSFVAVAAQFSRCVMRAREVSLEEAVYFVLLGDCRGRVKPPLPPTYFGNCLSLGLAQTTAKALINSDISFAADIIQQLIHSCTSEAQINYLIDWAESPGGNCLSLVKEAGWEYGTNAVSSPRFPLYEIDFGWGKPADVQVATMNEIGIMLLSCAKDGGKSILVSTCLPQHQMEVLHHLLTVSVE; from the exons ATGAAAAGAAGCCTCTCCTCAGTTTTAGTGTATTTCTATCCTCTGGCTGGTCGGTTGAAGAAAGGAGAATCTGGCAGGATGGAGGTTGATTGCAACGATGAAGGCGCGGAATTTAGGGAGGCATCAATTAACATACCCTTCAAAGATATAGAAAAAGATGGGTTTTGCCGTAAATCCTTCTTCCCAAAGCTTGTCCACGACATCAATCTTTCTGTGAATGAAAACTACAGTAGACCGCTTCTGTTAATACAG GTTACGGCTTTTGAGGGAGGCGGGATATGCATCGGAACCACCTTTCATCACGTTATAAAAGATGAAAATTCATATTGGCATTTCATGACATCGTGGGCAGAGTGTAGCAGAGGTCTCCCCCTTGCCAAACCTCCTCAGCACGCCAGAGCAGTTTTCAAACGAGATAAGAAGAATCCCATGTCGATTTCTTACAAAGCCCTTGAGATAATAAGCCAGGGGATTACAGGGGCCAAGATTTTCAAGTTTGTATCTGATAGTTCATCGTCATACCACATGAAAACATGTGGTAGCGCGAATGTGGAAAAGCCCAACGAGCTTCTCCAGAAATGGGTGGATCCCAAAATGAAAACGGAGGTGATATACTCGACATTTTGCTTTACAGATGATATGATACAAGAATTGAAACAACGAAGCGGGGCTTCGAGTTCTTTCGTTGCAGTGGCCGCACAATTTTCGAGATGTGTAATGAGAGCTCGCGAGGTGTCGCTGGAAGAAGCCGTTTATTTCGTATTGCTGGGTGATTGCAGGGGTCGTGTTAAACCTCCTCTTCCTCCAACTTATTTTGGAAATTGCTTATCTCTTGGTTTGGCGCAGACAACAGCCAAAGCACTGATCAATTCCGACATTTCCTTCGCTGCAGATATTATCCAGCAACTCATCCATTCCTGCACTTCGGAAGCCCAGATTAATTATCTGATCGATTGGGCAGAATCTCCAGGCGGAAATTGTTTAAGTTTAGTTAAAGAAGCCGGGTGGGAATACGGGACGAATGCAGTAAGTTCTCCAAGATTTCCATTGTACGAAATTGATTTTGGATGGGGGAAGCCTGCGGACGTCCAGGTTGCAACAATGAACGAAATTGGAATCATGCTTTTGTCATGTGCAAAGGATGGAGGAAAAAGCATTCTTGTCTCCACTTGCCTTCCTCAGCACCAGATGGAAGTCTTGCATCATCTTCTCACCGTTTCagttgaataa